A genome region from Ctenopharyngodon idella isolate HZGC_01 chromosome 5, HZGC01, whole genome shotgun sequence includes the following:
- the LOC127513170 gene encoding myosin regulatory light chain 2, ventricular/cardiac muscle isoform: MAPKKAKKRSAEGANSNVFSMFEQAQIQEFKEAFTIMDQNRDGFIDKNDLRDTFAALGRLNVKQEEIDEMLKEASGPINFTVFLTMFGEKLKGADPEETILNAFKVFDPEGKGILKKEYVTEMLTTQADRFSAEEMEQMFTAFPPDAAGNLDYRNLVHIITHGEEKDQE, from the exons ATG GCACCCAAGAAAGCAAAGAAGAGGTCGGCAGAAGGAGCGAACTCCAACGTCTTCTCCATGTTTGAACAGGCTCAGATCCAGGAGTTCAAAGAG GCATTTACCATCATGGACCAGAACAGAGACGGATTCATTGACAAGAATGACCTGAGAGACACATTTGCAGCTCTag GACGGCTTAATGTGAAACAGGAAGAGATTGACGAGATGCTGAAGGAGGCGTCGGGGCCGATCAACTTCACCGTGTTCCTCACTATGTTTGGAGAGAAACTCAAAG GTGCCGATCCAGAGGAAACCATCCTCAATGCCTTCAAAGTGTTTGATCCTGAAGGGAAGGGAATCCTGAAGAAGGAAta TGTCACTGAGATGTTGACCACACAGGCGGACAGATTCTCTGCAGAGGAG ATGGAGCAGATGTTCACCGCATTCCCTCCAGATGCTGCGGGAAACCTGGACTACCGGAATCTGGTCCATATCATCACTCACGGAGAGGAGAAGGACCAGGAATAG